CAACCACTCTCACATCAACTTTAATTGATACGCTACCCCCCACACGCTCAAAGGAATGACCTTCCAGTACACGCAGAAACTTTGCCTGCACCCCCAGAGACATTTCCCCGACTTCATCCAGAAACAGGGTCCCTTTGTGTGCCTGTTCGAATTTACCAGGCTTCTGACCGGTGGCTCCTGTAAATGCTCCCTTCTCATGCCCGAACAACTCACTCTCCAGCAGACCTTCGCTGAGAGCCGCACAGTTCATACAGACAAACGGCTGTTTCTTTCGTTGGCTGTTGAAATGAATGGCTCGTGCCACCAGCTCTTTACCAACGCCGCTCTCACCACGAATCAGCACACTGGCATCTGTAGGAGCGATCCGCAGGATCTGTGCCTTCATCGCTGTCATGCTGGGGCTCTTTCCCACCAGCTCACTCTCGAGCTCCAGCTGCTCCCTCAGCGCTTTGTTTTCACCTTCCATCCGCGCCAGACCATCGGAGAGCCGCAGCTTCTCACTCAGGTTCTCAAACGAAATCGCCAGCTGATCCGCCAGAGCCAGTGTGAACTCCAGGTCATCAGAATCCAGTGGATTATCAGGGTTGGTCGAATACAGGTGGATCAGCCCCGCAACCCCCCGTTTATTCCGCAACGGCGCACAGATGACACTTTGTGCATGGATCTTTCCCAGGCTGTCCCGCGTCGACAACTTGCTGTCATCCGCGATATTATGAGCCAGAATCGCATCCCCCTCAGCAAAGACCATCTCGGAAAGAAAATGAGAAGGCTTCTGATAAGGCAGCTCATCAACCGATTGAAACGCGATGACTTTCAGATTTTCCGGTTTGCGTGGCTGTTGCTGAGTCGGATCGAAATACAGGATGGCTCCGATGTCCGCACTCGTCCCTTCAAACAGACCATTTAAGACGATCTGCGACAGTTCCTGCTCGGACTGGACATTACCCATATCCAGCGCCAGGCGATACAGGCGCCCCAGCTCACGACTGGTTCGATCGCGATCCCGATCCCGATCCGAATGAGAGACAGGAGGGGGCGTGTGAAAACGGGTATGACTTTTCCGCTGTATGATCTCGGGAACATTGAACTCATCCCAGCTGGACTGATGACCCGCTCCCATGGTCGCACTCTCCAGTTCGGCACTGGAGCCATCTGACGTGGGACGCGAGGAGAAACGGGAAACATCAAATGTAAAGATCGCCTGACTGTCACCGATCTCTACGACATCCCCGTCCTGAAGTTCATAGTCCTGACTGATAGCGATTCCCTGCACCAGTGTCCCGTTTCGGCTCCCCAGATCGCGGATGTACCAGGCTGAGTCACTGTAGAAGATCTCACAATGATTGCGGCTGCAGACCTCATCGTCGAGCACAATCCGGTTCGTCGGTGCACGACCGATGGTCGTAACCTGGCGATCTACCAGGCGATACACTTTACCCCGCTCTTCCAGCTCCTGAACGATCAGATATGCTACTGAGGAAGTCACGTTTGAGTTTTTCTTTTCAGAATTATGCATGTATGATGACACAGGACTGGTTCCACTGCGGTAAATTCAGCGAACGTGATCCCTCATGAAAAAGCCAACAGGCACCCGCCCCGCAAACATTGCCGAAATCAGTACGCCCTATTTACTTACGATAGCCCGGACATTTATTATATTCAATTAACTTGCACCAGAACATAAAATTCGTCAAGCTTATTGTGTGAAATCTGAATTACATCCTGCCTCAAACGAGAATCCCCCATGAACAGACTACTTTCCAACCGCTGTTTTACTCCTACCCTGCGGATCCTGCTGATTGTATGCTGCTCGCTTACAGCTCTGACCGCACTGCAGGCAGAGAACTGGCCTCGCTTTCGGGGAGCCGACGGCTCAGGTATTTCGGATGAAAAAGGCTTCCCGCTGGAGTGGACCGAGAAAGACTACGCCTGGCACATGGAACTGCCTGGAATAGGACACTCGTCACCTACCATCTGGGAAAATAACCTGTTTGTCACATCGGCCATCGATGATGGCGAAACCCGCTATCTGTTCTGCATCGACCCTAAAACCGGAAAAGAAAAATGGCGCCGGGAAACCAAACTCAAAAAGAGCCATAAACATCGCAAGGGGAGCTGGGCTTCCAGCACTCCCGCCACCGACGGCGAACATGTCTATGTCGAATTTGCGGATGAAGAATCCTATCTGCTGATTGCCTACGATCTGGAAGGCAACAAAATCTGGGAACGCAACCTGGGAGCCTTTATGAGCCAGCACGGGCATGGCAGCTCTCCCATCATCTATAAAGACCTGGTCATCGCCACCAACGACCAACAGGGTCCCAGTTTTGTCACCGCGTTTAATAAACTGACCGGCAAAACAGTCTGGCAGGCAGAGCGGGCGGTCCGTCGGACTTCCTATGCGACCCCCATCATTATCAATCACCCCAATACCGGACCGCAACTGATTTGTGTCAGCGGGGCAACAGGCGTCAGCAGCCTCGATCCCGAAACTGGGAAACTGAACTGGACCACGGGAGAGTTTCCTCAGCGAACGGTTTCTTCCCCCGTGTATGGCGAAGGCCTGATTTTCGCAACCTGCGGCGGCGGCGGCAGAGGTAAGCTGCTGTACGGCGTAGATCCTTCCGGCTCCGGTAACATCAAAGAGAGCCACATCAAATATCAGCGTTCTGCCAAGCTCCCCTACGTTCCGACTCCGGTTGTCTACGAAGGACACCTCTACCTCTGGGGAGATGCCGGCGTCGTCAGTTGTGTCGATCTGGCAACTCAGACAAACATCTGGACGGAACGTGTTGACGGCGACTTCAGCAGCTCTCCCGTCTGCATTAACGGCGTCCTGTACTGCATCAACGAAAATGGTGATCTCGCTATGATTGAAGCTTCGCCCCAGTTCAAATCGCACGGAAAGGTCAAACTCGGAGACCCCAGTCATGCGACCGTAGTCGTTGCTAATGGCCAGATGTTTCTGCGGACCTTTAAAAACCTGTATTGCCTGCAACCTGCAAAATAAGCTTCCATCGGGAATCAAGGCGGAACGTTGGAGAATTTTTGATTCAATCTGCTCTGGCATCTGCTATAATTAAAATACGGACAATTCTTAAAGCTCAAACATTTCCATAAACAATTTCCGTCGAATTTAGAAAATCAAACCTCAACCGAGACAACGGGCCGTCTCAAAACTTCAGTAACCTGAATACTGACTGATTGAAAACAAGGATTTATTATGCCCGCCTGGCCCGGTGGCCCCTGCCCACAATGTGGGGAGGACATGCCTGCAAATCTGGTACACTGTCAAACCTGCCGTGAACTGCTCAACGATGACCTGGAGCACGACACAGTTGAGATCCCTGCTTTCCACCCACTGAAAGAACTGGCTACCTGCTGTGATGCTTACCCGGTCGGATATTTCTTCCAGTGCCCAGACTGCCGCAAAGAATTACGCGTCCATAAAAAATACCTGGGCAAACAGGTCTCCTGCAAATTCTGCCAGGCCCCTTTCGCTTTGAGAATTGATGCGAGTAAAGCCATCTCCCAGGGATTTTACACCAGTTGTCCGCACTGCCGACAGGAATTGCGCATTGCCCACAAATACCTGGATACAGTCGCTGCGTGTAAATTCTGTAAGGGGCACATCCAACTGCTCGAGAAGCCCAGAGACCCGGTGGATCGATAACTCGACATAGCTTACCTTTGTGAGTCCCTGAAAACGCTTCAGGGCTGTGCCTGCTCCGTGGCGGACGCACCTTTCTCCCAGCTGATATCAGCCTGGGCCGGGCGGGTTTTATAAAGCGTTCCATCCTCCTGGAACAGGAGCGCGACATTCAAATGCCACAGTGCGCCATCTTCACGCTGCCACAGATCACAATAATAAATCGAAGGACTGGAAGCAAAATCGCCAGAGATTCCCGCATCGTCTAATTTACGGATCGCCTGTTCTTTCGGAGTTCCCAGGGGCGCAATCTCGAGGATTTTTGCCGACTGCTCTTCAAAGACCAGAGGGGCGGGTACGACCGACCTGAAGCCGGTACAGGCAGACAGACTGATTAAGCTCAATAGACAGACCCCTAGCGCAACCAGCTTGTGTGGCCCACGCCTGTTACCCGGATCCAACTCCACGCCTGCCTGCATCTACTCCCTGCCTCCCTGAGAGGGAACCATACCTGAAAACGAACCCGCTTCTGTTCCTGCAGGTTTGGCGCGTAATATAACAGATTCTTTATTCCGGGCGTACTGCAATTTGGGAAATCACCCTGAGCCCCCTGGACTGGCTAATTTGAGATCGGGACGTAAAAAAAGCCAGGCCTGTTTCATTGAACAAACCCGGCTGATTTTTTGTTTCTCAACTGAGTTGGATTACCTACTCAGGTATTAAACTGCTAAAGCGGCCTGAGCAGCTTTCACAATTTCATCAAAGATCTGTGGCTGATAAATTGCCAGTTCACTCAGTGATTTACGGTTCAGGGTGATCCCTGCTTTTGTCAGACCATTGATAAACTGGGAGTAATTCGTGCCTCGTGCGCGGCAGGCAGCGGTGATTCGAGTCACCCACAAAGCACGGAACTCGCGTTTGCGAACGCGGCGGTCACGGTAGGCGTATACCCGGGCACGAATCAGGGTTTCTTTGACGGTTCGCAGCAGTTTACTGCGACCACCAACATTACCGCGGGCTTCTTTGAACAGTCTTTTCTTGGCTCGACGTCGAGCTGCACCTTTTCGAACTCGCATTATTACTTTCCAACTGTGATGTTAAATATTGATTCTGTCAGCACACATCCCAACTCAGGCAGTCGGGATCTCGGCAAAGTTATGAACTGGGACGCAGGGCATTCACAATCAGCTTTGCTTCCGCGCCAGTCACGATACCATCACCGCGAAGTCTGATTTTTCGCTTAGGGCTCTTCTTACTGAGAATGTGACCACGAAACGCTTTCCTGTGCTTGGCTTTACCAGAAGCGGTGATCTTGAACCGCTTCTTAATTCCTTTATGTGTCTTTTGCTTAGGCATTTTATTTTCTATCTTCGTAAACGTTTCAGAGACACGTGCTGTCTCTGAGAAAACAGAGATCCAGTCATCATTCCTGAGTCATATTCTCAACGCGTTCTGCATTCTTCTCACGCAGAATCCTCAACCAGCAAGACCACATCCGTCCACCAAAAAGTACAGACTGGTCTTCAACAGGGAGCTTGATCGGGCAGTATAATCAGCCTCACGTTACTTTTTCCACCGAAACGGGGATAAAAACCCAGTGACTTCGTAGAAAAAATGACGGATTGACTGAAAACCGGCGTTTCCCGATCTACTGACAGGTGCTCGAACAACCAAATCTTAGATCTGGTAAGCTGAAAATAACTCCGATCACCATTGATATTTGAAGTTTACTGCAATTCATCGCTAAAGTACAGCCTGTCACACTCCCCCAAAATAGACTTAGACTGTGTCCAGTTTTACTGTAGCGTCTCCAGGGCCATTTGGACCGAGTATAATAGATTGTGAGACGCTAAGGTTAAATGTGATGCGCTCGAGATTAACCAGTCGCTGCTTCCGAACTTTTCAGACGTTCTTCGATCACATCCCGCGGGATTGCCAGCATTTTCTCGATACTGATGGCTTTATGGCCTTTATACACGCCCGGGAAAGCTGTAAAGACCGGGGAGCCTTCCAGTTCAACCGTCAAACTTTGAGCACTCCCTTTGTTGCACATGATCACATCACCCACAGCCAGATTCAGAACTTCGCCTGCCGTCAGTTTACTGTTGTCCAGTTCGACTCGCATCGCAATTTTCGACTTGGAGACACTGGCTTCCAGATTCAGCTGCTGTCTCAAATCTGGAGACTTCTTCTTGTACGCAGACCAGGTATCGGAGGTCAACTTGTTAGACAGTGGCTCAATCGTATTAAAGGGAATACAGAGATTGATAATCCCCCGAGTTTCCCCCATCGTGACTTCAAAAGAGATCAGCACGATCACTTCGTTGGGAGGGACAATCTGTACCAGTTGAGGATTACTTTCTACCTGAGATACCCGTAGTTTCCAATCACACAGATTACTCCAGGCAGATTCGATCCCCTCAATCGCGAGACCCGTGATGCGGGAAACCAGACGGATTTCAATTTCCGTCAACGCTCGATTCGGGTATGCGCCGTGAGAATGCCCATCCCCGCCTAACAACCGGTCGATGATCGGAAAAATGATCGACGGGCTGATATCCAGGATGATGTGTCCTTCCAGGGTTTCTGACTCAAGTAGATTGAAGCAGGTCGGGTTTTCCAGACTGAAAACAAATTCACTATAGGTCAACTGGTCGACACTGATCAGCTTGACTTCAATGATGGAGCGCAACATCCCACTGAGGGCAGCACCAAATTCCCGACTGAAGCTCTCATGCAAGGCGCGAAAGGCCCGCATCTGCTCTTTGCTGACGCGTTCGGGACGTTTGAAGTCATAAATACTGATCTGGGAATTGAAGTCGGTATTCCGCGTCGTAGGACGGCTCGCCCCGCTGCTGCTGTTTGCAGAGGGATCTAACGCCGATAAGAGCGACTCGACTTCGTTTTGACTGAGTACGTCTGCCATCCCTGGCCTCCCTGAATATTGAATTACCGCGAGGGCAGACTGCCCGCGACGGGATTTCAATCATTGATCTAACTGCTACTCTCGAATCTGCCCTGCTCCATGGGCCACATACTTATAACTGGTCAGTTCATTTAATCCACAGGGACCACGAGCGTGAAATTTATCGGTACTGATTCCGATTTCCGCCCCCAGTCCAAATTCTCCACCATCATTGAAACGCGTGCTGGCATTGACGATCACTGCCGCCGAATCGACTTGTGTCGTGAATTTCTCAGACGCCGCCAGTTCTGTTGTGACGATCGACTCTGTATGCCCCGATCCATATTGATGAATATGCCGGATCGCTTCATCCATGTCATTCACAATTTTGACAGAGATAATTTTGGCTCCGTATTCCGTGCCATAATCTTCTTCAGTCGCTGCTTTTGCTCCCGGTGTCAATTCCAGCGAACGCGGACAGCAGCGCAGTTCGACCCCCTGCGCCTGCAGCGCCTCTGACACCCGTGGATAAATCGTTTCAGCGACATCAATATGCACCAGCAGACTTTCTGCCGCATTGCATACACCGGGGCGCTGACATTTACTGTTCACCGTAATCGACTCCGCCAGCTCCGGATCGGCTGATTTGTCGAGATATACGTGACAAACGCCGTCAAAATGTTTGATGACCGGCATCGTCGCATCGCGGGCTACGCGTTCGATCAGACCTTTTCCGCCACGGGGAATCGTCACGTCAATGTATTCATTCAGTTTCAGAAAATGCCCTACTGCTTCGCGGTCTGTTGTTTCGACCAGTTGCACTGCCTCTTCCGGAAGAGCGACATCACGCAGCCCCTCCTGCAGCAGCTTATAGAAAGCGATATTGCTGTGAAATGCTTCTTTTCCGCCTCTTAAAATCACGGCGTTTCCGCTTTTGACACACAAGGCAGCCGCATCGATGGTCACATTAGGTCGTGACTCATAAATGAAGAACACAACTCCCAGGGGGACCCGCACGCGAGTGACCAGCAGGCCATTCGGGCGAATATTACTGTCAATGATTTCGCCAATCGGATTCGGCAGTGCGATGATCTCTTCCAGAGCCGTGATAATTCCCTGCAGTCGGGCCTCGGTCAATCGCAGTCGATCAATCGAAGCTTCCGTCAGCCCATACTCGGGTGCCTGTTCGATATCGACGGCATTTGCTTCCAGCAGATCCGGTGTCCGCTCACGAATCAGCTCAATCATACGGCGCAGCCAGGCGTTCTTCTGATTTCCATTCAAGGAAACCAGTTTCCGTGACGCGTCTCGCGCCTGCGATGCCAACTGTTCTGTATATTGAGCCAGGTCTAATTCTGTCATGTCACTCTTAATCATTTTGGGGTAGATGGTAAATGTGTTCATCGACCATCCTGGTACGTAAAACACGTGCAGTTCTCTGAATGAGGACACCTTACGCGACCGAAAGGTGCGCACCGTGTCTCCACAGGCTAATTGCCTGATCGACTGTGTTCAACATACCGAAGTATCAAATATCCGTCGAAATGTGTCAACGCGGGATCACAAACGTCGTTTCTGGCTTGATTTCCGACTAAAATTTCCAGTCTGAGTACAGCTTTGATCGGAAGTCGTGCCATTCTGCATTTCTGGTCTGGGAACCGCAGCTCTCTGCCATTTCCGCTGACCATTTATCCATCATCCGCAGCCGGTCCGACATGATCCGCACGGTATTAAACACGACCTTCTGAGCCCCTTGGGCCCCTTCTTTCAACATCTGATCGAATTCTCGACCAGGAATCCGCACCACTTCCACATCTGTGACAGCAACCACACTCGCCGAGTGAGGAGCCGGCTTGAAAAACGACATTTCGCCGAAAACAGACAGCGGACTTAACTGAGTCAGGGTCTGCTCACTTCCATTGGCCAGTTTTTTACGCACCTCACAGGAACCACTTTTAATAATCCAGAGATAGCGTGTGGAATTCCCTTCGTCCAGGATACGAGACCCTTCAGAAAATTCCTCTGCTTCAGAGTAATAGAGCAATTCTTCCATTTCAGTCGGAGTCACAGACTGAAACAGAACACAATCATTGATCAGTTCCTCTGTGGATATCATATTTATTACCTCGTAAGCGTCGGGTGTGAAATAATTGTTAATCTATGTCCAAATTGAACTTAACGAAAAAGGATGGCGGGATTTCAGATGCCTCCCAGGACGGTGGCACGCCCTACCCGTCCGATTCCTAATATGTAGGCAGCGACGCGTAGAGACACTTTTTTATCAGTAGCGATTTTCCAAACCAATTTAAAACTGTCATTCATAATACGATCTAATTCAGAGCGTACGCGGGATTTTTCCCAGCTGAAATGCTGTCGGTTCTGAACCCATTCGAAATAACTCACCGTCACGCCCCCGGCATTGGCCAGAATATCAGGCACCACGATAACCCCGTTTTTATCAAATATTTCGTCTGCTTCCGGGACAGTCGGATTATTGGCTGCTTCAATGATGCATCGCGCCTTGACTTCCTTGGCGATATCTTTGGTCAATACTCCACCTAAAGCAGCAGGAATCAGCACCGTCACATTGGAAGTGAGCAGTTCCTCATTCGACAGGGCTTCTGTTTCCGGAAATCCTTTGACGGCCCCTGTGTCCTTAGTGTATTCGATCAGCTTGGGGATATTAATCCCGTCAGCACTGTAAATTCCGCCGCTGGCGTCAGAGACTGCGACAATCTTGGCACCAAACTCATCCAGAAAATGAGCAGTGTAGCTGCCGACATTACCGAACCCCTGAATCGCGACAGTAACTCCTGTCATATCAATTTTCATATGATCCAGTGTATCCCGTGTCACCATCGCCACCCCACGACCGGTGGCCTCTTCACGACCATCGGCGCCATGCAGTTCCAGTGGTTTTCCTGTGACACAGGCCGGATTAAATCCCCGGTATTTTTCATACTGATTCATGATCCACGCCATGACCTGCGCGTTCGTCCCCATATCCGGTGCCGGAATGTCTTTGAGAGGCCCAATCACATCATAGATCTTATCGATAAATTTACGGGTAACCCGTTCCAGTTCGCCTTGGGACAGTTTACTGGTATCTACCGAAATCCCCCCTTTGGCACCGCCATAAGGGATATTCACCAGAGCCGTCTTCCAGGTCATCAAGGAGGCCAGCGCCAACACTTCATCGCCGTTGACTTCCGGATGAAAACGCAGTCCTCCTTTCATGGGACCACGCGAACTGTCATGTTGCACGCGATAGCCGATGTAGGTCGCGATTTCGCCATTATCCCGTTCGATGGCAACTTCCACTTTGACTTCTCGCTCAGGGGTGCGCAGCAGATCCTGCATATTCTTCGATAACCCCACCTGGCGCGAAGCCTGATCAAAATAACGACATGCTGTTTCGTAAGAACTCATTACATCCTGTCCTGTCTCAACGCGAGCTGATATCTGAAAAAACCAGGGAACGAACTGGTACGAAGCGTAGTCGACTGAATGCGAAACGCCAGAGGATTCGCTCCTGATTTTCAATTCCTCATGAAAGCCGTTTCATGGTCAAAATATTAAGACTTCTTCATACTTGAAA
The sequence above is a segment of the Gimesia algae genome. Coding sequences within it:
- a CDS encoding sigma 54-interacting transcriptional regulator — translated: MTSSVAYLIVQELEERGKVYRLVDRQVTTIGRAPTNRIVLDDEVCSRNHCEIFYSDSAWYIRDLGSRNGTLVQGIAISQDYELQDGDVVEIGDSQAIFTFDVSRFSSRPTSDGSSAELESATMGAGHQSSWDEFNVPEIIQRKSHTRFHTPPPVSHSDRDRDRDRTSRELGRLYRLALDMGNVQSEQELSQIVLNGLFEGTSADIGAILYFDPTQQQPRKPENLKVIAFQSVDELPYQKPSHFLSEMVFAEGDAILAHNIADDSKLSTRDSLGKIHAQSVICAPLRNKRGVAGLIHLYSTNPDNPLDSDDLEFTLALADQLAISFENLSEKLRLSDGLARMEGENKALREQLELESELVGKSPSMTAMKAQILRIAPTDASVLIRGESGVGKELVARAIHFNSQRKKQPFVCMNCAALSEGLLESELFGHEKGAFTGATGQKPGKFEQAHKGTLFLDEVGEMSLGVQAKFLRVLEGHSFERVGGSVSIKVDVRVVAATNRDMEKAVAKGIFRQDLYFRLHVVEVSVDPLRIRADDILLLADYFLNRFVVKTGRPIRGFTEEAKELLEAYHWPGNVRELQNTIERAFILCTSDILDASDIQLSAVGMESDPQNVLPAAHSRFREVSLEIVEQEHILAVLNNTNWNKSRSAQILGIERSTLDRKLKRYGIHRP
- a CDS encoding PQQ-like beta-propeller repeat protein, which produces MNRLLSNRCFTPTLRILLIVCCSLTALTALQAENWPRFRGADGSGISDEKGFPLEWTEKDYAWHMELPGIGHSSPTIWENNLFVTSAIDDGETRYLFCIDPKTGKEKWRRETKLKKSHKHRKGSWASSTPATDGEHVYVEFADEESYLLIAYDLEGNKIWERNLGAFMSQHGHGSSPIIYKDLVIATNDQQGPSFVTAFNKLTGKTVWQAERAVRRTSYATPIIINHPNTGPQLICVSGATGVSSLDPETGKLNWTTGEFPQRTVSSPVYGEGLIFATCGGGGRGKLLYGVDPSGSGNIKESHIKYQRSAKLPYVPTPVVYEGHLYLWGDAGVVSCVDLATQTNIWTERVDGDFSSSPVCINGVLYCINENGDLAMIEASPQFKSHGKVKLGDPSHATVVVANGQMFLRTFKNLYCLQPAK
- the rplT gene encoding 50S ribosomal protein L20, yielding MRVRKGAARRRAKKRLFKEARGNVGGRSKLLRTVKETLIRARVYAYRDRRVRKREFRALWVTRITAACRARGTNYSQFINGLTKAGITLNRKSLSELAIYQPQIFDEIVKAAQAALAV
- the rpmI gene encoding 50S ribosomal protein L35 → MPKQKTHKGIKKRFKITASGKAKHRKAFRGHILSKKSPKRKIRLRGDGIVTGAEAKLIVNALRPSS
- the fliM gene encoding flagellar motor switch protein FliM, translating into MADVLSQNEVESLLSALDPSANSSSGASRPTTRNTDFNSQISIYDFKRPERVSKEQMRAFRALHESFSREFGAALSGMLRSIIEVKLISVDQLTYSEFVFSLENPTCFNLLESETLEGHIILDISPSIIFPIIDRLLGGDGHSHGAYPNRALTEIEIRLVSRITGLAIEGIESAWSNLCDWKLRVSQVESNPQLVQIVPPNEVIVLISFEVTMGETRGIINLCIPFNTIEPLSNKLTSDTWSAYKKKSPDLRQQLNLEASVSKSKIAMRVELDNSKLTAGEVLNLAVGDVIMCNKGSAQSLTVELEGSPVFTAFPGVYKGHKAISIEKMLAIPRDVIEERLKSSEAATG
- a CDS encoding glutamate-5-semialdehyde dehydrogenase gives rise to the protein MTELDLAQYTEQLASQARDASRKLVSLNGNQKNAWLRRMIELIRERTPDLLEANAVDIEQAPEYGLTEASIDRLRLTEARLQGIITALEEIIALPNPIGEIIDSNIRPNGLLVTRVRVPLGVVFFIYESRPNVTIDAAALCVKSGNAVILRGGKEAFHSNIAFYKLLQEGLRDVALPEEAVQLVETTDREAVGHFLKLNEYIDVTIPRGGKGLIERVARDATMPVIKHFDGVCHVYLDKSADPELAESITVNSKCQRPGVCNAAESLLVHIDVAETIYPRVSEALQAQGVELRCCPRSLELTPGAKAATEEDYGTEYGAKIISVKIVNDMDEAIRHIHQYGSGHTESIVTTELAASEKFTTQVDSAAVIVNASTRFNDGGEFGLGAEIGISTDKFHARGPCGLNELTSYKYVAHGAGQIRE
- a CDS encoding Crp/Fnr family transcriptional regulator; the encoded protein is MISTEELINDCVLFQSVTPTEMEELLYYSEAEEFSEGSRILDEGNSTRYLWIIKSGSCEVRKKLANGSEQTLTQLSPLSVFGEMSFFKPAPHSASVVAVTDVEVVRIPGREFDQMLKEGAQGAQKVVFNTVRIMSDRLRMMDKWSAEMAESCGSQTRNAEWHDFRSKLYSDWKF
- a CDS encoding Glu/Leu/Phe/Val family dehydrogenase, with amino-acid sequence MSSYETACRYFDQASRQVGLSKNMQDLLRTPEREVKVEVAIERDNGEIATYIGYRVQHDSSRGPMKGGLRFHPEVNGDEVLALASLMTWKTALVNIPYGGAKGGISVDTSKLSQGELERVTRKFIDKIYDVIGPLKDIPAPDMGTNAQVMAWIMNQYEKYRGFNPACVTGKPLELHGADGREEATGRGVAMVTRDTLDHMKIDMTGVTVAIQGFGNVGSYTAHFLDEFGAKIVAVSDASGGIYSADGINIPKLIEYTKDTGAVKGFPETEALSNEELLTSNVTVLIPAALGGVLTKDIAKEVKARCIIEAANNPTVPEADEIFDKNGVIVVPDILANAGGVTVSYFEWVQNRQHFSWEKSRVRSELDRIMNDSFKLVWKIATDKKVSLRVAAYILGIGRVGRATVLGGI